In Gossypium arboreum isolate Shixiya-1 chromosome 5, ASM2569848v2, whole genome shotgun sequence, a single genomic region encodes these proteins:
- the LOC108452280 gene encoding inorganic pyrophosphatase 2-like, whose amino-acid sequence MAAAGIVVIYDFDKTIIDCDSDNWVVDELGATELFNQLLPTMPWNSLMDRIMKELHSQGIRIEDIATVLKRSPIHPRIIEAIKSAHALGCDLKIVSDANTFFIETILEHHGLKECFSEINTNPGFVDEQGRLRIFPHHDFTKSSHGCQHSSCPPNMCKGVVIERIQASLSMEDQKKTIIYLGDGLGDFCPTLKLGDGDYVMPRKGFPVWDLICNNRKLVNAEICEWSDGEEFENVLLHLISRIISIDRNNTSAKMGQLYSVDCKLETMPLPVATGHEAFPLALPVLH is encoded by the exons ATGGCAGCTGCAGGCATAGTTGTGATCTACGATTTTGATAAAACGATCATCGATTGTGATAGCGATAACTGGGTGGTTGATGAGTTGGGCGCCACTGAATTGTTCAATCAACTTCTTCCCACCATGCCCTGGAATTCTCTGATG GATCGAATTATGAAAGAACTTCATTCCCAAGGTATAAGAATTGAGGATATTGCGACTGTTCTGAAAAGATCACCAATACATCCCCGAATCATCGAAGCTATTAAATCGGCTCATGCTTTAGG ATGTGATTTGAAGATTGTGAGCGACGCAAACACTTTCTTCATTGAGACAATCTTGGAGCATCACGGCCTGAAGGAATGCTTTTCGGAGATCAATACGAACCCTGGGTTTGTCGATGAACAAGGCAGGCTGAGGATCTTCCCTCACCATGATTTCACCAAATCTTCTCATGGATGTCAACATTCCAGCTGCCCTCCCAATATGTGCaag GGTGTCGTGATTGAAAGGATCCAAGCATCTCTGTCCATGGAGGATCAAAAGAAAACAATAATCTACCTTGGGGATGGGCTTGGTGATTTCTGCCCAACTTTGAAGCTTGGTGATGGAGACTATGTGATGCCAAGGAAGGGTTTTCCAGTTTGGGACTTGATTTGCAATAACAGGAAGCTAGTTAATGCAGAAATATGCGAATGGAGCGACGGGGAGGAGTTCGAAAATGTATTACTCCACCTTATTAGCCGGATTATTTCCATTGACAGAAACAACACTAGTGCCAAAATGGGTCAGCTCTATTCAGTTGATTGTAAACTAGAAACGATGCCGTTGCCTGTCGCCACAGGCCATGAAGCCTTCCCCCTGGCCCTTCCCGTTCTTCATTAG